Proteins encoded by one window of Musa acuminata AAA Group cultivar baxijiao chromosome BXJ2-9, Cavendish_Baxijiao_AAA, whole genome shotgun sequence:
- the LOC135622040 gene encoding wall-associated receptor kinase 2-like yields MRPLGWQLPKAFLGTSDIEVTEISLLHGQSRVKAQVSWECYNETAVESTNSNLPSKSFDVNGVYKISDGSNKFTLIGCNSMAYLRSQQTADGPYPYVYYTGCLSYCEDTSKVINGVCNGIGCYQTSIPSGLNYYSFNATDLTMDTNKSMPLWLDWAVRDAATCEEAKGSDNYACRSQNSVCSKARSGAGYLCNCSEGYQGNPYLVDGCQDIDECKLPEKYPCYGVCSNLPGSYHCTCPPGKRGDPFNGPCVLSSLFVTKIVIGNSLISILFPHDFEMMIKIWCLFCLVRDAGSHFCNAYNTFKEEARKGKGEAFERDIEREDTVNANGHIDCVLQTKDH; encoded by the exons ATGCGACCGCTCGGATGGCAACTCCCCAAAGCTTTCCTCGGCACGAGCGACATCGAGGTGACCGAGATCTCGCTGCTGCACGGCCAGTCTCGCGTGAAGGCTCAAGTAAGTTGGGAGTGCTACAACGAGACCGCCGTGGAGAGCACCAACTCCAACTTACCATCCAAAAGCTTCGATGTCAATGGAGTATACAAGATCTCCGACGGCAGCAATAAGTTCACTCTTATCGGCTGCAACTCAATGGCATATCTACGAAGCCAGCAGACGGCCGACGGCCCCTATCCCTATGTCTACTATACTGGTTGCTTATCGTACTGCGAAGATACAAGCAAAGTCATCAATGGGGTTTGCAATGGCATAGGATGCTACCAAACCAGCATCCCGTCAGGCCTCA ACTACTACTCATTTAACGCCACCGATTTAACCATGGACACAAACAAATCCATGCCGCTGTGGCTGGATTGGGCTGTCAGAGATGCTGCAACATGCGAGGAGGCGAAGGGCTCTGATAATTATGCATGCCGAAGTCAAAACAGTGTGTGCAGCAAGGCCAGGAGTGGTGCAGGCTACCTTTGTAATTGCTCAGAAGGATACCAAGGCAACCCCTATCTTGTCGATGGATGCCAAG ATATCGATGAGTGTAAGCTACCGGAGAAGTATCCTTGCTATGGAGTCTGCAGTAATCTCCCAGGAAGCTACCATTGCACGTGCCCACCTGGCAAGCGTGGTGACCCATTTAATGGACCATGTGTCCTCAGCAGCCTATTTGTTACGAAGATTGTCATAGGTAATTCTTTGATCTCTATATTATTTCCACACGACTTTGAGATGATGATAAAGATTTG GTGTCTCTTCTGCCTTGTTCGCGACGCTGGCTCTCATTTCTGCAATGCTTATAACACGTTCAAAGAGGAGGCACGCAAGGGAAAAGGAGAAGCTTTTGAAAGAGATATCGAACGGGAGGATACTGTCAATGCAAATGGACACATTGACTGTGTCTTACAAACAAAGGAtcattag